In a single window of the Thiohalophilus sp. genome:
- a CDS encoding magnesium transporter CorA family protein, with the protein MDILLINHQQVTPLESLPEHLPESGFLWLDIIRGEESDWPQQVERLCGASIHERHVRDSQNLEHPSFYDGTQNYEMLIFRGLSPADQTGDFQTRPTVFFVLEHLLLTIRPTDSVSVAQIKPRLLDKAVRIPRRPAGLMHLLMTYMVDRYLALREPLLNRYDEWRRDLLDPRHDFSDWMAVMDYTSDLRKLERLCDEQITALQAWREDTDTEFDDHLTVRFNDLVEHIQRVIKFAEDQKNETEALVQLHFSAVAHRTNEIVRVLTVLSAIFLPLTFIAGIFGMNFENMPELQLEYAYFFTLGGMATLAVVLLILFKFKKWL; encoded by the coding sequence ATGGATATTCTGCTGATCAATCATCAACAGGTCACGCCGCTGGAAAGCCTGCCGGAACATTTGCCGGAATCCGGCTTTCTGTGGCTGGATATTATCCGCGGCGAGGAGAGTGACTGGCCGCAACAGGTCGAACGCTTGTGCGGCGCAAGCATCCACGAACGGCATGTGCGTGACAGCCAGAACCTGGAGCACCCGTCCTTTTATGACGGGACCCAGAATTACGAGATGCTCATCTTTCGCGGCCTGTCTCCGGCGGATCAGACCGGGGATTTTCAGACCCGACCGACAGTGTTCTTTGTGCTCGAACATCTGCTACTGACCATTCGCCCCACCGACAGCGTTTCGGTCGCCCAGATCAAGCCGCGCCTGCTGGACAAGGCCGTGCGCATCCCCCGCCGCCCGGCCGGCCTGATGCACCTGCTGATGACCTACATGGTGGATCGCTACCTTGCCCTGCGTGAGCCACTGCTGAATCGCTACGATGAATGGCGCCGGGATCTGCTCGACCCCCGCCATGACTTCAGTGACTGGATGGCGGTGATGGATTACACCAGCGACCTGCGAAAACTGGAGCGCCTGTGTGACGAACAGATCACCGCGCTGCAGGCCTGGCGCGAGGACACCGATACCGAATTCGATGATCACCTCACGGTCCGGTTCAACGATCTGGTCGAACATATTCAGCGCGTGATCAAATTCGCCGAAGACCAGAAAAACGAAACCGAAGCGCTGGTGCAGCTGCATTTTTCCGCCGTGGCCCATCGTACCAACGAGATTGTGCGGGTGCTGACTGTCCTCTCCGCTATCTTCCTGCCACTGACCTTCATCGCCGGTATCTTCGGCATGAACTTCGAGAACATGCCGGAGCTGCAACTGGAATACGCCTACTTCTTTACCCTCGGCGGCATGGCCACACTGGCCGTCGTTCTGCTGATCCTGTTCAAGTTCAAGAAGTGGTTGTGA
- a CDS encoding antibiotic biosynthesis monooxygenase, which translates to MIAVIFEVIPTAEGKQEYLSIAAQLREYLKEMPGFISVERFQSLSDERKILSLSFWEDEEAISRWRNLEQHRVAQTKGRDRLFQDYRIRVGTIVRDYTLNDRAEGMENSERNESG; encoded by the coding sequence ATGATTGCGGTAATATTCGAAGTGATTCCCACTGCCGAGGGTAAACAGGAGTACCTGTCCATCGCGGCGCAGCTGCGGGAGTATTTAAAAGAGATGCCCGGGTTTATCTCCGTCGAGCGGTTCCAGAGTCTGAGTGATGAAAGAAAGATACTGTCGCTTTCCTTCTGGGAGGATGAAGAAGCTATCTCCCGCTGGCGAAATCTGGAACAACACCGCGTGGCACAAACAAAAGGTCGAGACAGGCTGTTCCAGGATTACCGGATACGCGTCGGAACGATAGTGCGGGATTATACACTGAACGATCGCGCCGAAGGCATGGAGAACAGCGAAAGGAATGAGTCAGGATAA
- a CDS encoding SufE family protein, translating into MKDGMQVKTLNLEDAQKEIVDEFGIIDEWMDRYSYLIDLGKKLAPLDDKLKTEEHLIRGCQSRVWVVPEMKDGRIYFFADSDAMITKGIIALLVRVLSGRTPAEIINADLHFIDDIGLKENLSPTRSNGLVNMIRQMKQYALEHK; encoded by the coding sequence ATGAAAGATGGAATGCAGGTAAAAACGTTGAACCTGGAAGATGCTCAAAAGGAAATTGTCGATGAATTCGGCATCATTGACGAATGGATGGATCGATACAGTTATCTGATCGATCTGGGAAAAAAGCTCGCCCCCCTGGATGACAAACTCAAAACCGAAGAACATCTCATCCGAGGTTGCCAGAGCCGGGTCTGGGTCGTGCCGGAGATGAAAGACGGCAGGATTTACTTTTTCGCCGACAGCGATGCCATGATCACCAAAGGTATCATTGCCCTGTTAGTACGTGTTCTGTCCGGCCGAACCCCCGCTGAGATTATTAACGCCGATTTACACTTTATTGACGACATAGGTCTTAAAGAAAACCTCTCGCCGACGCGCTCAAACGGTCTGGTTAATATGATCAGACAGATGAAACAGTACGCGCTGGAACATAAATAA
- a CDS encoding cysteine desulfurase — protein sequence MTLDVNNIRDDFPILHQSVHGKPLIYLDNAATAQKPVQVLDAIDRIHRQFNSNVHRGTHYLSEQCTEQFEHARQNVRDFINAASTREVVFTSGTTGAINLVAFSFGEKFVHEGDEVLVTGMEHHSNLVPWQLLCERKGARLKVLPFDPPGVLRVDELDNLLTDKVKILAVNHVSNTLGTINPIRKIIDTAHKHGVPVLIDGAQGIHHVGVDVQALDCDFYTFSGHKMYGPTGIGVLYGKEKWLEELPPYQGGGDMVASVSFEKTSYAELPLKFEAGTINYVGAIGLAAAIDYLRAVGLDEIATHERKLLEYATERLSAIDGLTIYGNVPDKVSIVSFLLEGIHPYDTGMILDKLGIAMRTGTHCTEPLLKRFGIEGTARASFAMYNTIDEVDRLYEGIMKVREMF from the coding sequence ATGACCTTAGATGTCAACAATATCCGGGACGATTTTCCCATCCTGCATCAGTCGGTTCACGGTAAGCCTCTTATTTATCTGGACAATGCTGCTACCGCACAAAAACCGGTCCAGGTTCTGGATGCGATTGACCGTATACACCGCCAATTCAACAGCAATGTTCATCGCGGCACGCATTACCTGAGCGAACAGTGCACCGAACAGTTCGAGCATGCCCGCCAGAATGTGCGTGACTTCATCAATGCGGCCTCGACACGGGAAGTTGTATTTACCTCGGGTACCACAGGCGCCATCAACCTGGTTGCCTTCAGTTTTGGCGAAAAATTTGTCCACGAGGGCGATGAGGTTCTTGTAACCGGCATGGAGCACCATTCCAACCTGGTGCCCTGGCAATTGCTTTGCGAGCGTAAGGGCGCCCGACTCAAGGTGCTACCATTTGATCCCCCTGGTGTATTACGTGTTGATGAATTAGACAACCTGCTTACGGACAAGGTGAAGATTCTTGCAGTCAACCACGTGTCCAATACACTTGGCACAATTAATCCGATTCGGAAAATCATTGACACCGCGCACAAACATGGTGTGCCTGTACTTATCGATGGCGCCCAGGGAATTCATCATGTAGGCGTGGATGTGCAGGCACTTGATTGCGATTTTTATACGTTCTCGGGGCATAAGATGTACGGGCCCACCGGCATTGGCGTTCTCTATGGCAAGGAGAAGTGGCTGGAGGAACTGCCGCCATACCAGGGCGGCGGTGATATGGTCGCCAGTGTATCCTTCGAAAAAACCTCTTATGCCGAGCTTCCTCTCAAATTTGAGGCAGGCACGATTAACTATGTCGGCGCCATTGGCCTGGCCGCCGCCATCGACTATTTGCGAGCCGTTGGTCTCGATGAAATCGCCACGCACGAGCGAAAGCTGCTGGAATATGCCACCGAGCGACTGTCCGCTATTGATGGCTTGACCATCTATGGTAATGTCCCCGACAAGGTGAGTATTGTCTCATTCCTGCTAGAAGGTATTCATCCTTACGACACAGGCATGATCCTCGACAAACTGGGCATTGCCATGCGCACCGGTACCCACTGCACCGAACCGTTGCTGAAGCGCTTCGGCATTGAAGGCACCGCCCGTGCCTCGTTTGCGATGTACAATACCATTGACGAGGTGGACCGGTTATATGAAGGGATTATGAAAGTCAGGGAAATGTTTTAA
- a CDS encoding HIT family protein, giving the protein MSSEAKAEQKRDPNNPCLFCTDPRGVSLENELAYSARDTYAVSPGHTLVIPRRHVASFFDLTPEEINACMALITEERRLLDEEFNPDGYNIGVNIGPAAGQSIFHVHIHVIPRYTGDVENPQGGVRHVIPKKGHYTR; this is encoded by the coding sequence TTGTCGTCTGAAGCAAAAGCAGAACAAAAAAGAGACCCCAATAATCCGTGCCTGTTTTGTACAGATCCACGCGGGGTATCACTGGAAAATGAACTGGCTTACAGTGCTCGTGACACCTACGCGGTGAGCCCGGGGCATACCCTGGTGATTCCGCGTCGCCATGTTGCCAGCTTTTTTGACCTGACGCCCGAAGAGATCAACGCCTGCATGGCGCTGATCACCGAGGAGCGCAGGTTGCTGGACGAGGAGTTCAACCCTGACGGCTACAACATCGGCGTTAATATTGGACCGGCGGCCGGACAGAGTATCTTCCACGTCCATATTCATGTCATACCCCGCTACACGGGGGATGTTGAAAATCCCCAGGGGGGCGTGCGGCATGTGATTCCCAAAAAGGGACATTACACGCGCTAG
- the aprA gene encoding adenylyl-sulfate reductase subunit alpha gives MAYKTIIEDNIDVLVAGAGLGGTGAAFEARYWGQDKKIVIAEKANIDRSGAVAQGLYAINCYMGTRFGENNPEDHVRYARIDLMGMVREDLLFDMARHVDSAVHQFEEWGLPLMRDPKTGAYQREGRWQIMIHGESYKPIVAEAAKKSADEVFNRICVTHLLMDEAKENRVAGAVGFNVRTGNYHVFKSKTVIVGAGGASNIFKPRSVGEGAGRVWYAPWSSGSAYGLLIEAGAKMTQMENRIVLARFKDGYGPVGAYFLHLKTYTQNCLGEEYESKWWPGLQEIVGKEYLDPDASHVTHRPIPTCLRNHALISEVNAGRGPIHMVTMEAFQDPHLEEIGWHNFLGMTVGQAVLWAATDVDPKNENPELTTSEPYVMGSHATGCGAWCSGPEDISPEEYFWGYNRMTTVEGLFGAGDAVGGTPHAFSSGSFTEGRLAAKAACKYIDDGKAEGIVVSEKQINDRKTQIFKPMEHYKIYRNEITAGDVNPNYINPRQGLDRLQKLMDEYCGGASVNYMTNEKLLHIGLKKLAILEEDLEKIAAKDFHELLRAWELMHRHRASESVMHHTLFRRETRWPGYYYRGDALKLDDENWHVLTVSRRDPKTGEYTMEKAPCYHLVDENE, from the coding sequence ATGGCTTACAAAACAATAATAGAAGACAATATTGATGTCCTGGTAGCAGGTGCGGGCCTCGGTGGGACCGGTGCTGCATTCGAAGCCAGATACTGGGGTCAGGACAAGAAGATTGTTATCGCCGAAAAGGCAAACATCGATCGTTCCGGTGCGGTTGCACAGGGCCTGTACGCCATTAACTGCTACATGGGTACGCGCTTCGGTGAAAATAACCCGGAAGATCACGTGCGTTACGCACGTATCGACCTGATGGGCATGGTGCGTGAAGATCTGTTGTTTGATATGGCCCGTCACGTGGACTCGGCTGTACATCAGTTCGAGGAATGGGGGCTGCCGCTGATGCGCGATCCCAAAACCGGTGCCTATCAGCGTGAAGGTCGCTGGCAGATCATGATTCACGGTGAGTCCTACAAGCCGATTGTGGCCGAAGCCGCCAAGAAATCCGCGGATGAGGTCTTCAACCGTATCTGTGTCACTCACCTGCTGATGGACGAAGCCAAGGAAAACCGCGTTGCCGGTGCCGTCGGTTTCAACGTCCGTACCGGTAACTACCACGTATTCAAGTCCAAGACCGTCATCGTCGGTGCCGGTGGTGCTTCCAACATCTTCAAACCGCGTTCCGTGGGTGAAGGTGCGGGTCGTGTCTGGTATGCACCGTGGTCATCCGGTTCAGCTTATGGTTTGTTGATCGAAGCCGGCGCAAAAATGACCCAGATGGAAAACCGTATCGTACTGGCCCGTTTCAAAGACGGTTACGGTCCGGTGGGTGCATACTTTCTGCATCTGAAGACCTACACCCAGAACTGCCTGGGCGAAGAGTATGAGTCCAAGTGGTGGCCCGGTCTGCAGGAAATCGTCGGTAAGGAATACCTGGATCCCGATGCTTCTCACGTAACGCATCGTCCGATTCCGACCTGCCTGCGTAACCACGCCTTGATCTCCGAGGTAAATGCCGGTCGTGGTCCGATTCACATGGTCACCATGGAAGCCTTCCAGGATCCGCATCTCGAAGAGATCGGCTGGCATAACTTTCTGGGCATGACCGTCGGTCAGGCGGTACTGTGGGCTGCCACCGACGTGGATCCCAAGAACGAAAACCCCGAGCTGACTACCTCCGAGCCCTATGTTATGGGTTCACATGCGACCGGTTGTGGCGCATGGTGTTCAGGTCCCGAGGATATCTCACCGGAAGAATACTTCTGGGGTTATAACCGCATGACCACCGTTGAGGGTCTGTTCGGTGCCGGTGACGCGGTGGGCGGTACGCCGCACGCCTTTTCCTCCGGTTCCTTTACCGAAGGTCGTCTGGCTGCCAAGGCCGCCTGCAAGTACATCGACGACGGCAAGGCCGAAGGCATTGTGGTCTCCGAGAAGCAGATCAACGACCGCAAGACGCAGATCTTCAAGCCGATGGAGCACTACAAGATTTACCGCAACGAGATCACTGCCGGTGATGTTAACCCCAACTACATCAATCCTCGCCAGGGCCTGGATCGTTTGCAGAAATTGATGGATGAGTACTGTGGTGGCGCCAGCGTCAACTACATGACCAACGAGAAGCTTCTGCATATCGGTCTGAAGAAACTGGCCATTCTGGAAGAGGATCTGGAGAAGATTGCCGCAAAAGATTTCCATGAACTTTTGCGTGCATGGGAACTGATGCATCGTCATCGCGCTTCAGAATCTGTAATGCATCATACGCTGTTCCGCAGGGAAACCCGCTGGCCCGGCTATTACTACCGTGGTGATGCACTGAAGCTGGATGATGAAAACTGGCATGTGCTGACCGTTTCTCGTCGTGATCCCAAAACAGGTGAATACACAATGGAGAAAGCTCCTTGTTATCACCTGGTAGACGAAAACGAATAA